A single region of the Changchengzhania lutea genome encodes:
- a CDS encoding TonB-dependent receptor domain-containing protein — MHNKLIIVLLLFFGFSFASAQNSQILITGKVLESNNNLPVEYATISVLDNNSKKPLTGTITSQDGTFSIKTNGTNFYIEVSFMGYKTKAFQNFEIIKNTVDLKTIILSEDNQSLDEVVIRAEKSQMEFKLDKRVFNVGTDLSSSGASSLEVLNSIPSVNVNIEGTVSLRGSQGVQILINGKPSVLASADGNALGSITADMIDKIEVITNPSAKYDAEGTSGIINIILKKSEKKGLNGSATLNFGVPNSNSFGLSVNKRTEKFNLFSQLGFGIRTYPDTRKSINQDLLNNTTINSFGESEFDEKFSNILIGTDYHINDNNVITLSGSYAYEVEDQSSITNFNKSDGSNTTTDSWLRNERTEAKNPKLRYELQYKKNFKRHEDQSLLFSALGSSFRKDQFSDFKNNTIVGDDDDFQQKTRTDYTLEDYTFKLDYTHPFLEKYTIETGSQYAINSVSNDFAVSDFINNDWVNNPDLTNIFDFDQKVLGIYTTAAYEGDIWGLKLGIRLENTNLSTVLKTTNERNESDYTNLFPSIHTSYKMNDNFSLQAGYSKRIRRPGLRDLNPFSNIRNNFSISTGNPDLQPEYTDSYEVTSIHKIGKASLSFSLYNRYTVDVVERISTFKNNVSLSQPENVGTNTTTGFEANGKYAPTNWFSIHGDFNINYFSRKGFFEMVSFDFKGNQWATNLTTKFKLPAEFDLEISGDYRSKYKTVQNDIADNLFADLGLRKKILKGKVILNLSIRDVFASRIDQTTTTQPDFYLFNSRQRGRFVTFGVSYGFGKGEAMEFSGQRRR, encoded by the coding sequence TAGACAACAATTCAAAAAAACCTTTAACAGGAACCATAACGTCTCAAGATGGTACATTCTCTATTAAAACAAACGGCACCAACTTCTATATTGAAGTTAGTTTTATGGGCTACAAAACTAAGGCTTTTCAAAATTTCGAAATTATAAAAAATACAGTTGATTTAAAAACAATCATTTTATCTGAAGACAATCAATCTTTAGATGAAGTTGTTATTCGTGCCGAAAAATCTCAAATGGAATTTAAATTGGACAAACGGGTATTTAATGTAGGTACCGATTTAAGTTCATCGGGCGCCAGTTCGCTAGAGGTTTTAAATAGTATCCCATCAGTTAACGTAAATATCGAGGGTACAGTAAGTTTAAGAGGTAGCCAAGGTGTGCAAATACTTATCAACGGTAAGCCATCGGTTCTCGCAAGTGCAGATGGCAATGCCTTAGGAAGTATTACCGCAGATATGATTGATAAAATAGAGGTTATTACCAATCCCTCTGCAAAGTATGATGCCGAAGGCACTTCAGGTATCATAAACATCATTCTTAAAAAGTCTGAAAAAAAAGGTTTAAACGGGTCTGCTACTTTAAATTTTGGAGTTCCCAATAGCAACAGTTTTGGTTTAAGCGTAAACAAACGTACCGAAAAGTTTAATCTGTTTAGCCAATTGGGTTTTGGGATTCGCACCTATCCAGATACGCGTAAATCCATTAATCAAGATTTATTAAATAATACCACTATCAATAGCTTTGGTGAAAGTGAATTTGATGAGAAATTCAGTAACATACTCATTGGAACCGATTATCATATTAACGATAATAACGTGATAACCCTTTCGGGGTCTTATGCTTATGAAGTAGAAGACCAAAGTTCAATAACTAATTTTAATAAAAGTGATGGGTCCAACACAACGACGGATAGCTGGTTACGTAATGAAAGAACAGAAGCTAAAAACCCAAAATTACGTTACGAATTACAGTATAAAAAGAATTTTAAAAGACATGAAGACCAAAGTTTATTGTTTAGCGCTTTAGGAAGTTCTTTTCGTAAAGACCAATTTTCAGATTTTAAAAATAATACTATTGTTGGCGATGATGACGATTTTCAACAAAAAACACGCACCGATTACACCTTAGAAGATTACACGTTTAAATTAGACTATACGCATCCGTTTTTAGAAAAATACACTATAGAAACAGGCTCACAATATGCTATAAATAGCGTATCCAACGATTTTGCAGTCAGCGACTTCATTAATAACGACTGGGTCAACAATCCAGATTTAACCAATATTTTTGATTTTGATCAAAAGGTTTTAGGCATTTATACCACTGCCGCTTACGAAGGTGATATTTGGGGACTTAAACTTGGGATTCGATTAGAAAACACAAATCTTAGTACGGTATTAAAAACCACTAATGAACGAAATGAAAGCGATTACACTAACTTGTTTCCTAGTATTCACACGTCGTATAAAATGAATGATAATTTTTCATTACAAGCTGGGTATTCAAAACGAATAAGACGCCCCGGTTTAAGGGATTTAAATCCGTTTTCAAACATTCGAAATAATTTTAGTATCTCGACCGGTAACCCAGATTTACAGCCAGAATACACAGATTCTTATGAGGTTACCAGCATCCATAAAATTGGTAAAGCCTCATTGAGTTTTAGTTTATATAACCGCTATACGGTTGATGTAGTAGAACGTATTTCAACATTTAAAAATAATGTAAGCCTCTCCCAACCAGAAAATGTGGGCACCAATACCACCACGGGTTTTGAGGCCAACGGAAAATATGCGCCCACAAATTGGTTCTCAATACATGGCGATTTTAATATAAATTACTTTTCTAGAAAAGGTTTTTTTGAAATGGTGTCTTTTGATTTTAAAGGCAATCAATGGGCCACTAACCTGACCACTAAATTTAAACTTCCGGCGGAATTTGATTTAGAAATCTCTGGCGATTATAGATCTAAATATAAAACCGTTCAAAACGACATTGCAGATAATCTTTTTGCTGATCTTGGTTTAAGAAAAAAGATTCTTAAGGGAAAAGTGATTTTAAACTTAAGTATTCGCGATGTTTTTGCATCTAGAATAGACCAAACCACCACAACGCAACCAGACTTTTACTTGTTTAATAGCAGGCAACGCGGACGCTTTGTAACTTTTGGTGTTAGTTATGGTTTTGGTAAAGGTGAGGCTATGGAGTTTTCAGGACAACGCAGACGCTAG
- a CDS encoding putative quinol monooxygenase, giving the protein MIVRIVKMGFQEDKIDEFLNHFNTNKNNIRDFEGCEFLELYRDKNEQHIFFTYSYWQSENHLSTYRSSDLFKLVWSKTKPLFSQKPEAWSVEKLESLK; this is encoded by the coding sequence ATGATAGTAAGAATTGTTAAAATGGGATTTCAGGAGGATAAAATTGATGAATTTCTGAACCATTTTAATACCAATAAAAATAACATTAGGGATTTTGAAGGTTGTGAATTTTTAGAATTGTATCGAGATAAAAACGAACAGCATATTTTTTTTACTTATAGTTACTGGCAGTCCGAAAATCATTTGAGTACATACAGAAGCTCTGACTTATTCAAATTGGTTTGGTCTAAAACAAAACCATTATTCAGTCAAAAACCAGAGGCTTGGAGTGTAGAAAAATTAGAAAGTTTAAAATAG
- a CDS encoding SAM hydrolase/SAM-dependent halogenase family protein → MAIITLTTDFGEKDHFAGATKGAIYSELPDVKIVDISHSVSPFSIPEAAYIIQNAYSSFPKGTIHIIGIDSEINPENKHIAIKLDDHFFICANNGIMSMICSEIVPEKIVEINIHDKIQTSFPVLDVFVKVACHIARGGTLEVIGKSIENIKPIKHIVPYVNDDKTQIIGSVIYIDNYGNVVTNIKRSFFEAVQKGRNFEISARNYKFKKIHHKYSDIVNFEIDEDKRNDEGRKLVVFNSGNFLEIALYKSNTTTVGSASSLMGLGIMDTVSINFTASSALPKANEGLL, encoded by the coding sequence ATGGCAATCATCACATTAACAACCGATTTTGGTGAAAAAGATCACTTTGCTGGCGCAACAAAAGGCGCTATATACAGTGAGCTCCCCGATGTTAAAATTGTTGATATCTCGCATTCTGTATCGCCATTTAGTATTCCAGAGGCGGCCTATATCATTCAAAATGCCTATAGTAGTTTTCCTAAGGGGACGATTCATATTATAGGAATTGATTCTGAGATAAATCCTGAAAACAAACATATTGCCATTAAGCTGGACGATCATTTTTTTATTTGTGCCAATAATGGGATTATGAGTATGATCTGTTCTGAAATTGTTCCTGAAAAAATTGTTGAAATTAATATTCATGATAAAATCCAAACCAGTTTTCCTGTTTTGGATGTTTTTGTAAAAGTAGCCTGTCATATTGCACGAGGTGGTACGTTAGAAGTGATAGGGAAAAGCATTGAAAACATAAAACCGATAAAACATATTGTGCCTTATGTTAATGACGATAAAACACAAATTATTGGTAGTGTGATTTACATCGATAACTATGGTAATGTGGTGACCAATATTAAGCGATCATTTTTTGAAGCGGTGCAAAAGGGACGCAATTTTGAAATTTCTGCACGTAATTACAAATTCAAAAAAATACATCATAAATACAGCGACATTGTAAACTTTGAAATAGATGAAGACAAACGCAATGATGAAGGCCGTAAATTAGTCGTTTTTAATTCAGGTAATTTTCTGGAAATTGCCTTGTATAAAAGCAATACGACTACGGTTGGTAGTGCCTCTAGTTTAATGGGGCTTGGTATTATGGATACGGTGAGCATTAATTTTACGGCATCCTCCGCACTTCCAAAAGCAAATGAAGGTCTTTTATAA
- a CDS encoding PhoH family protein, whose translation MNEIIIELEEITPKEFFGAQNANIELLKKYFPKLKIVARGNTIKAFGDEELLEEFDRRITMLLKHFAKYNKLDENVIERVLTSQSSDDYSTSKQSGEVIVHGVGGKLIKAQTANQRKMVELMRKNDMVFAIGPAGTGKTYTGVALAVQALKNKEVKRIILTRPAVEAGENLGFLPGDLKEKLDPYMQPLYDALRDMIAPEKLTHYIENGTIQIAPLAFMRGRTLDNAFVILDEGQNTTHAQMKMFLTRMGKHAKFLLTGDPGQIDLPRRTISGLKEALLILKNVDGVGMVFLDDKDVIRHKLVKKVIEAYKSIENRE comes from the coding sequence TTGAACGAAATTATAATCGAACTTGAAGAAATCACTCCAAAAGAATTTTTTGGAGCCCAAAACGCCAATATTGAACTTCTAAAAAAATACTTCCCCAAACTTAAGATCGTCGCCCGAGGGAATACCATTAAAGCTTTTGGCGATGAGGAATTACTTGAAGAATTTGACCGTCGTATCACCATGCTCTTAAAGCATTTTGCCAAATACAATAAGCTAGATGAAAATGTGATCGAGCGTGTTTTAACCAGTCAAAGTAGCGACGATTACTCAACCTCCAAACAAAGTGGCGAAGTCATTGTTCATGGCGTAGGGGGAAAGCTTATAAAAGCCCAAACAGCCAACCAGCGCAAGATGGTTGAGCTCATGCGTAAAAACGATATGGTATTCGCCATTGGTCCCGCAGGTACAGGAAAAACCTATACGGGGGTAGCTTTAGCGGTTCAAGCGCTTAAAAACAAAGAAGTGAAGCGCATTATTTTAACTCGGCCAGCGGTTGAAGCTGGGGAGAACCTTGGGTTTTTACCAGGCGATTTAAAAGAAAAATTAGATCCATACATGCAACCCCTATACGATGCCTTACGAGATATGATTGCGCCAGAAAAGTTAACGCACTATATCGAAAATGGAACCATCCAAATTGCACCATTGGCATTTATGCGCGGGCGAACGCTGGATAATGCTTTTGTTATTTTAGATGAAGGGCAGAATACCACGCATGCCCAAATGAAAATGTTTTTAACACGAATGGGTAAACATGCTAAGTTCTTGTTAACGGGAGATCCTGGACAAATCGATTTACCGCGACGTACCATTTCCGGGCTTAAAGAGGCGCTACTGATTTTAAAGAATGTAGATGGTGTCGGGATGGTTTTTCTGGATGACAAAGACGTTATTCGTCATAAACTCGTTAAGAAAGTGATCGAAGCCTATAAAAGCATAGAGAATAGGGAGTAG
- a CDS encoding carbonic anhydrase, with the protein MKTKLSLLFLTILLAAVSCKQAPKTAHTIENENTHHWSYSGETSPEHWIEIEKNSNCDGKHQSPINIINKDVDSINSKSDLKILYTPTTLISKVENNGHSIQFDFEAGDSINYKNNTYNLKQIHFHEPSEHKINGVIYPIEMHLVHVSKSGKLTVLGFLGEEGDESQLFEFFESFLPIENETTKDIHQEIDLSSMFLNAKNYYSYSGSLTTPPCTEGVNWIVFKQPIILSVEEVLKLKNNMPINNYRNEQPLNERVVEYNH; encoded by the coding sequence ATGAAAACGAAACTTAGTTTACTTTTTTTAACTATTTTATTAGCTGCAGTGTCTTGCAAACAAGCACCTAAAACAGCGCATACTATAGAAAACGAAAATACTCATCACTGGAGTTATTCCGGTGAAACCTCACCAGAACATTGGATAGAAATTGAAAAAAACTCCAATTGTGACGGTAAGCACCAATCACCTATTAACATCATTAATAAAGATGTAGACTCCATAAATTCAAAAAGTGATTTAAAGATTTTATATACACCAACCACGCTTATTAGCAAAGTAGAAAACAACGGACATTCCATTCAATTTGATTTTGAAGCGGGAGATTCCATAAATTATAAAAATAACACCTATAACCTAAAACAAATTCATTTCCACGAGCCCTCTGAACACAAAATAAATGGCGTTATCTATCCTATTGAAATGCATTTGGTCCACGTGAGCAAATCAGGAAAACTGACAGTTTTAGGCTTTTTGGGAGAAGAGGGGGATGAAAGCCAATTATTTGAGTTTTTTGAAAGTTTTTTACCTATAGAAAATGAAACCACAAAAGACATTCATCAAGAAATTGATTTATCCAGTATGTTTTTAAATGCCAAAAATTATTATTCATATTCTGGCTCCTTAACCACACCACCATGTACCGAAGGTGTTAATTGGATTGTATTTAAACAGCCTATTATTTTGTCTGTTGAAGAAGTACTAAAGCTTAAAAACAATATGCCCATTAATAATTATAGAAATGAACAGCCTTTGAATGAGCGGGTTGTTGAGTATAATCACTAA
- a CDS encoding DUF4870 domain-containing protein has product MRQDNQLIVIAHLSQLITLVTGFGSLILPLILWLTQKEKVYQMDAHGKNIINFQLSLIVYCLLCIPLILLFGLGLLGFIALGLISVIFPIINAVKASRGETPKYPLSLNFIN; this is encoded by the coding sequence ATGAGACAAGATAATCAACTTATAGTCATCGCCCATTTAAGTCAGTTAATTACATTAGTTACTGGTTTTGGAAGTTTGATTTTACCATTAATATTGTGGCTAACTCAAAAAGAAAAGGTGTATCAAATGGATGCACATGGTAAAAACATCATAAACTTTCAGTTAAGTTTAATCGTATACTGTTTATTATGTATCCCACTCATATTATTATTCGGCTTGGGACTTTTAGGATTTATAGCTTTAGGCTTAATTTCTGTAATATTCCCCATAATAAATGCAGTAAAAGCGAGTCGTGGTGAAACACCAAAATATCCTTTATCTCTTAATTTTATTAATTAG
- a CDS encoding phosphoribosylaminoimidazolesuccinocarboxamide synthase, translated as MSNTIIDTNFNFPGKKSVYKGKVREVYNIDDKQLVMVATDRLSAFDVVMPKGIPYKGQILNQIATKMMAATQDLVPNWLLATPDPNVAVGHLCEPFKVEMVIRGYMSGHAAREYKAGKRILCGVYMPEGLKENDKFPEPIITPATKAEMGDHDEDISREDILKRGIVSEEDYLVLEDYTRKLFQRGSEIAASRGLILVDTKYEFGKTKDGQIVLIDEIHTPDSSRYFYADGYQKRQDSGEAQKQLSKEFVRQWLIANNFQGLEGQTVPAMSDEYIETVSERYIELYENITGETFIKGDVSNIQERIEANVLAYLK; from the coding sequence ATGAGTAACACCATAATAGATACCAATTTTAATTTTCCAGGTAAAAAAAGTGTTTATAAAGGAAAAGTACGAGAAGTATATAACATAGATGATAAGCAATTGGTAATGGTTGCTACAGATCGACTTTCTGCTTTTGATGTTGTGATGCCCAAAGGCATTCCTTACAAAGGGCAAATACTTAATCAGATTGCCACTAAAATGATGGCAGCAACTCAAGATCTTGTTCCCAATTGGTTACTGGCCACTCCAGATCCGAATGTAGCCGTCGGTCATTTATGTGAACCATTCAAGGTAGAAATGGTCATTCGCGGTTATATGTCTGGACACGCTGCCCGAGAGTATAAAGCTGGAAAGCGTATATTATGTGGCGTCTATATGCCAGAGGGCCTTAAAGAAAACGATAAGTTTCCAGAACCCATTATTACCCCAGCCACCAAAGCGGAAATGGGCGACCACGATGAGGATATTTCTAGAGAAGATATTTTAAAGCGGGGCATTGTTTCCGAAGAAGATTATCTGGTATTAGAAGATTATACACGTAAATTGTTTCAGCGTGGAAGTGAGATTGCGGCATCAAGAGGTTTAATTTTAGTGGATACCAAATACGAGTTTGGAAAGACCAAAGACGGACAAATTGTGCTCATTGATGAAATACACACACCCGATTCCTCACGTTATTTTTATGCGGATGGCTATCAAAAGCGACAAGATAGCGGAGAAGCGCAAAAGCAACTCTCTAAAGAATTTGTACGCCAATGGTTGATTGCCAATAATTTTCAAGGTCTGGAAGGGCAAACAGTACCTGCCATGAGCGATGAGTATATTGAAACGGTGAGCGAACGTTACATCGAGCTGTATGAAAATATTACTGGTGAGACATTTATAAAAGGGGATGTCTCAAACATTCAGGAGCGTATTGAAGCGAATGTTCTGGCGTATTTAAAATAG
- the dnaN gene encoding DNA polymerase III subunit beta: MKFIVSSTYLLKQLQVLGGVINSSNTLPILDNFLFELDHTKLTVSASDLETTMASTLDVESDSEGSVAIPARLLLDTLKTFPEQPLTFVVEDNNTVEISSNHGKYALAYANGEEFPKAVALEDPSTTIVTGDVLATAISKTIFAAGNDDLRPVMSGVFFQFSTEGLTFVATDAHKLVKYTREDVKANQVAEFIMPKKPLTLLKGILVASEDDVTIEYNESNAKFTFENSELICRLIDGKYPNYEAVIPKENPNKLVIDRTQFLNSVRRVSIFSNKTTHQIRLKIAGAELNISAEDIDYSNKAEERLTCDYQGDDMQIGFNSRFLTEMLNNLSSENVQLEMSMPNRAGILTPVDGLDEGEHITMLVMPVMLNN; encoded by the coding sequence ATGAAATTTATAGTATCAAGTACCTATTTATTAAAGCAACTTCAAGTTTTAGGCGGTGTTATTAACAGTTCAAACACTTTACCTATTTTAGATAATTTCTTATTTGAATTAGACCATACAAAACTAACCGTTTCAGCGAGTGATTTAGAAACCACAATGGCTTCTACTTTAGATGTTGAAAGCGATAGTGAAGGTAGCGTGGCTATTCCAGCACGATTGTTACTAGATACTTTAAAAACATTTCCAGAACAACCGCTAACCTTTGTGGTTGAAGATAATAATACGGTAGAAATTAGCTCCAACCATGGTAAATATGCTTTGGCTTATGCTAATGGTGAAGAGTTTCCAAAGGCTGTCGCTTTAGAAGATCCTAGCACGACCATTGTTACAGGCGATGTTTTAGCTACAGCAATAAGTAAAACTATTTTTGCAGCTGGAAATGACGATTTAAGACCCGTAATGAGCGGCGTCTTTTTTCAATTTTCAACCGAAGGCTTAACTTTTGTTGCTACAGATGCCCACAAACTGGTGAAGTACACACGTGAAGACGTTAAAGCAAATCAAGTGGCTGAATTCATTATGCCTAAAAAACCCTTAACTTTATTAAAGGGTATTTTAGTGGCTAGTGAGGATGATGTGACTATTGAATATAATGAATCTAACGCTAAATTTACTTTTGAAAATTCTGAATTAATTTGTCGTTTAATTGACGGTAAATACCCTAATTATGAAGCGGTCATACCAAAAGAAAACCCGAATAAATTGGTTATAGATAGAACGCAGTTTCTAAATTCTGTGCGCCGTGTTAGTATTTTCTCTAATAAGACCACGCACCAAATCCGTTTAAAAATCGCTGGTGCAGAACTTAATATTTCTGCAGAAGATATAGATTATAGTAATAAAGCCGAGGAGCGTTTAACCTGTGATTATCAAGGGGACGATATGCAAATAGGCTTCAATTCAAGATTTTTAACCGAGATGTTAAATAATCTAAGCTCAGAAAATGTACAATTGGAAATGAGCATGCCAAATAGAGCAGGTATTTTAACACCCGTTGATGGCCTAGATGAAGGTGAGCATATTACGATGTTGGTTATGCCTGTTATGTTGAATAATTAA
- the gldG gene encoding gliding motility-associated ABC transporter substrate-binding protein GldG, translating to MLAIFKKEINAFFASPIGYLVIAIFLLLNGLFLWLFKGEFNILDYGFADLSAFFLLSPWILTFLIPAVTMRSFSDEKKQGTLELLLTKPITHTNIVLGKYFGAFTLIVIALIPTLLYVYTVYQLGSPIGNLDMGSIICSYFGLLFLIAAYTAIGIFSSTLTDNQIVAFITAVLLSLLFYIGFEGLAEVLSSTFIEQLGINYHYSSMSRGVIDTSDMLYFLSITFVFIGFTVRSIRNRPYNKKDLLYFLLFPLVLLIVNIFTSTLHNRFDLTTDQRYTLSDAAIGIIKDVESPISVDVFLNGDDFPSEFRRLQSETKQLLEEFAEENKYIQFQFINPLQDDAMRDRNMQQLSERGLKPMQLSVTENGKSSQAVIFPWALASYNGQTVTIPLIKNKIGMSQQELVTNSIQNLEYAFADGFSKLTKTKSKKIAILKGNKQLDDIYIADFLKKLGEYYLIAPFTLDSISKNASQTLTKLKNFDLIISAKPTEPFSEEEKYALDQYTMHGGKSLWLIDAVAMEKDSLYNDTGSNFAVARDLNLTDFFFTYGLRINPLLVSTLYSAPITLAMGTGSDSQFQNLRWPYSPLAATNNKHAIVNNLNFVRFDFANPIDTLKNNIKKTILLETAALTNLEGIPREISLDVVTKEQNLEQFNKGKQALAILLEGQFASNYKNRIKPFSLQNHKDSGELSKIIIISDGDVIKNDVIKNAPQELGFDRWTGQTYANKEFLLNAVNYLLDDTGLINIRSKEITVVFLDQQKIASQKIMWQVVNILLPIVLLALFGFLFLFIRKKKYST from the coding sequence ATGCTAGCCATTTTTAAAAAAGAGATTAACGCCTTTTTCGCCTCACCAATTGGCTATTTGGTGATTGCCATCTTCCTATTGCTTAATGGTTTGTTTTTATGGCTTTTTAAAGGCGAATTCAATATTCTGGATTATGGCTTTGCCGACCTATCCGCATTCTTCTTATTATCCCCTTGGATTTTGACTTTCTTAATTCCTGCGGTAACCATGCGGAGTTTTTCAGATGAAAAAAAACAAGGTACTTTAGAGTTGCTACTCACCAAACCCATAACACATACCAATATTGTTTTAGGTAAATATTTTGGGGCCTTTACTCTAATTGTTATTGCCCTAATACCAACATTACTTTACGTTTACACGGTTTATCAATTAGGCAGTCCTATTGGCAATTTAGATATGGGAAGCATTATTTGCTCTTACTTTGGCTTACTCTTTTTAATAGCTGCGTATACGGCGATTGGTATATTTTCATCTACTCTTACAGATAATCAAATTGTGGCGTTCATCACAGCGGTACTTTTATCCTTGTTGTTCTATATTGGTTTTGAAGGCCTCGCGGAGGTTTTATCAAGTACGTTCATTGAGCAACTGGGGATAAATTACCACTATAGCAGCATGAGCAGAGGTGTTATAGATACGAGTGATATGCTTTATTTTTTAAGTATAACATTTGTATTTATTGGTTTTACTGTTAGAAGTATTAGAAACCGACCTTATAACAAGAAAGACCTTTTATACTTCTTATTGTTTCCATTGGTATTACTGATTGTGAATATTTTTACGAGCACCTTACATAACCGATTTGATCTAACCACAGACCAGCGTTACACTTTAAGCGATGCCGCTATTGGTATTATAAAAGATGTTGAATCGCCAATTTCTGTAGATGTGTTTTTGAATGGTGATGATTTTCCTTCTGAATTTAGACGCTTACAAAGCGAGACAAAACAACTGCTGGAAGAGTTTGCCGAAGAAAACAAATACATCCAGTTCCAATTCATTAATCCGTTACAGGACGATGCCATGCGCGATCGAAATATGCAACAATTGAGTGAGCGCGGATTGAAACCGATGCAGCTCAGCGTAACAGAAAACGGAAAATCGTCACAAGCCGTTATCTTCCCATGGGCGCTTGCAAGTTATAATGGCCAAACGGTAACTATCCCCTTGATTAAAAATAAAATTGGGATGTCTCAACAGGAATTGGTGACCAATTCTATTCAGAATTTAGAATATGCTTTTGCTGATGGATTTTCAAAACTCACAAAAACCAAAAGTAAAAAGATTGCCATATTAAAAGGAAATAAACAATTAGATGATATTTATATTGCAGACTTTCTGAAAAAACTGGGGGAATATTATTTAATTGCGCCTTTTACATTAGACAGTATTTCTAAAAACGCCTCACAAACCTTAACGAAATTAAAAAATTTCGATCTTATAATTTCTGCAAAACCTACTGAGCCTTTTTCAGAAGAAGAGAAATATGCTTTAGATCAGTATACCATGCATGGTGGTAAAAGTTTATGGCTCATCGATGCTGTGGCCATGGAAAAAGATAGTTTGTACAACGATACAGGAAGTAATTTTGCAGTCGCAAGAGATTTAAATCTAACCGATTTTTTCTTCACATATGGTCTTAGAATAAATCCGTTACTTGTTAGTACACTCTACTCTGCACCTATTACATTAGCTATGGGAACAGGCAGTGACTCACAATTTCAAAATTTACGTTGGCCATATTCACCATTAGCAGCTACCAATAACAAACATGCTATTGTGAATAATCTGAATTTCGTCCGGTTTGATTTTGCAAATCCCATCGATACCCTAAAAAATAATATTAAAAAAACCATTTTACTAGAAACTGCTGCATTAACCAACTTAGAAGGTATACCACGGGAAATTAGTTTAGATGTGGTAACCAAAGAACAAAACCTTGAGCAATTCAATAAAGGCAAACAAGCACTCGCTATATTATTAGAAGGTCAGTTTGCTTCAAACTATAAGAATCGTATCAAACCTTTTAGCCTTCAAAATCATAAGGATTCAGGAGAGCTTTCAAAGATTATAATCATTTCAGATGGTGATGTGATTAAAAATGATGTCATTAAAAATGCGCCTCAAGAATTAGGTTTCGACCGTTGGACGGGACAGACCTATGCTAATAAAGAATTTTTATTGAACGCTGTAAATTATTTACTCGATGATACGGGACTTATAAACATTCGATCCAAGGAAATTACCGTGGTCTTTTTGGATCAGCAAAAAATAGCCTCCCAAAAAATCATGTGGCAAGTTGTTAACATCCTGTTACCGATCGTCTTACTCGCACTCTTTGGGTTCTTATTTTTATTCATTAGAAAGAAAAAATACAGCACTTAA